From Musa acuminata AAA Group cultivar baxijiao chromosome BXJ3-8, Cavendish_Baxijiao_AAA, whole genome shotgun sequence, one genomic window encodes:
- the LOC135646041 gene encoding protein TIFY 5A-like: MTATDLLLLFVSLGSVDRCDTELSLSLSLSPGGVYHHGSDVSAGSSRSAEEKAAAQQPITIFYNGQMCVCDVTEVQARAIISAAERETEDAEAKKQSDRRPDSSSPLPPPPAPAPPRVLNRSLSMKRSLQRFLQNRKTRAVDSSPPYDGAAV, encoded by the exons ATGACCGCCACCGATCTGCTGCTGCTGTTCGTATCGCTAGGCAGCGTCGACCGCTGTGACACCGAGCTCAGCCTCAGCCTGAGCCTGAGCCCCGGTGGCGTGTATCATCACGGCTCCGACGTATCTGCCGGTTCCAGCAG GAGCGCGGAGGAGAAGGCAGCAGCGCAGCAGCCGATCACCATATTCTACAACGGCCAGATGTGCGTCTGCGACGTCACGGAGGTTCAG GCGAGGGCGATCATAAGCGCGGCCGAGCGAGAGACGGAGGACGCCGAGGCGAAGAAGCAGAGCGATCGGAGACCCGACTCCTCCTCCCCCCTCCCTCCTCCACCTGCACCGGCGCCGCCGCGGGTGCTGAACCGAAGCCTGTCGATGAAGCGGTCGCTGCAGAGGTTTCTGCAGAACAGGAAGACGAGGGCGGTCGACTCCTCCCCCCCTTACGACGGTGCAGCAGTCTAG
- the LOC135646040 gene encoding agamous-like MADS-box protein AGL62, which produces MMMPRKRKTSMGRQKIEIKRIESEEARQVCFSKRRAGLFKKANELSVLCGAELALIVFSPAGKPFSFGHPSVDSIVDRFLSLGPAPAPPPHPHPLPLPPHAAAASADRRMLVPARASAVHELDRQYSELTERLEAERRRREALEAALRGQRGAAAHLLNANVEELGLAELEQLQGSLESLRWDAARRVDQLVFEAQTRSLVMAGDAGGSGFVPTAEGSMVIPPHGGFNYGYGSF; this is translated from the coding sequence ATGATGATGCCAAGAAAGAGGAAGACGAGCATGGGGCGCCAGAAGATCGAGATCAAGCGCATCGAGAGCGAGGAGGCGCGGCAGGTCTGCTTCTCCAAGCGCCGCGCCGGCCTATTCAAGAAGGCCAACGAGCTCTCCGTCCTCTGCGGCGCCGAGCTCGCCCTCATCGTCTTCTCCCCCGCCGGCAAGCCCTTCTCCTTCGGCCACCCCTCCGTCGACTCCATTGTCGACCGCTTCCTCTCCCTCGGCCCCGCGCCGGCTCCGCCTCCTCACCCtcaccctctccctctccctccccaCGCGGCGGCCGCTTCCGCCGACCGCCGCATGCTCGTCCCCGCGCGGGCGTCCGCGGTGCACGAGCTTGACCGGCAGTACTCGGAGCTGACCGAGCGGCTCGAGGCGGAGAGGCGGAGGCGGGAGGCGCTGGAGGCCGCGCTGAGGGGACAGCGGGGCGCCGCGGCCCACCTGCTAAACGCCAACGTGGAGGAGCTCGGGCTGGCGGAGCTCGAGCAGCTGCAGGGCTCGCTCGAGAGCCTGCGGTGGGACGCCGCCCGGAGGGTGGATCAGCTGGTGTTCGAGGCGCAGACGAGGAGCCTTGTCATGGCCGGAGACGCCGGTGGCAGTGGCTTCGTCCCTACTGCCGAGGGGAGCATGGTGATTCCTCCTCACGGTGGCTTCAACTATGGCTATGGCTCCTTCTAA
- the LOC103993615 gene encoding uncharacterized protein LOC103993615, with amino-acid sequence MNRRIRSPNPSPSSSRIEERLHRFLKPGALARLRDSRISNARSPRSAALPRLSPPSSPSLGPPPPAAAQIEGLLPCFAARTRGPRFVQRKKLAAAKSFIYAPSSPELPDPFLDAFGVDLVAAH; translated from the coding sequence ATGAATCGGAGGATCCGGAGCCCGAACCCCTCGCCCTCGTCCTCCCGGATCGAGGAGCGGCTCCACCGCTTCTTGAAGCCTGGCGCCCTCGCCCGCCTCAGGGACTCCAGGATTAGCAACGCCAGATCCCCCCGATCTGCCGCCCTCCCCCGCCTCTCGcccccctcctccccctccctcgGGCCGCCGCCGCCCGCCGCCGCTCAGATCGAAGGGCTCCTCCCTTGCTTTGCGGCTAGGACCCGCGGCCCGCGGTTCGTCCAGCGGAAGAAGCTCGCCGCCGCCAAGTCCTTCATCTACGCCCCCTCGAGCCCGGAGCTCCCCGATCCCTTCTTGGACGCCTTCGGCGTGGATCTGGTCGCCGCGCACTGA